In Streptomyces sp. RFCAC02, the following proteins share a genomic window:
- a CDS encoding ABC transporter permease, translating into MRYYARKLGFYVVALWAALTLNFFIPRMMPGNPVDTLLAKLQQRGGQVTPETRRAFELMLGTNDSDPLWNQYVDYLGNLFRGDLGVSVSAFPAQVSTVIGDSLPWTIVLVGIATFISFVIGIVLGMLVGWKRGSWLDSLVPATTLLAAVPYFWLALIFVLVFSTQLSWFPLNGGYDVALSMGWNWDFISSAIEHGILPALTIVVSSVGGWLLGMRNMMVSTASEDYILTAQAKGLRNRRIMSRYAARNAVLPSVAGFAISLGFVVSGSIVTEQVFSYPGIGSKLLQSVENNDYALMQGIFLVITVAVLGANLVVDLLYGLIDPRTRVEN; encoded by the coding sequence ATGAGGTACTACGCCCGGAAGCTGGGGTTCTACGTCGTCGCCCTGTGGGCGGCGCTGACCCTCAACTTCTTCATTCCCCGAATGATGCCGGGCAACCCGGTCGACACGCTGCTGGCGAAGCTCCAGCAGCGTGGCGGCCAGGTCACCCCGGAGACCCGCAGGGCCTTCGAGCTGATGCTCGGCACCAACGACAGCGACCCGCTGTGGAACCAGTACGTCGACTACCTCGGCAACCTGTTCCGCGGCGACCTCGGAGTGTCGGTCAGCGCGTTCCCCGCGCAGGTCAGCACCGTCATCGGTGACTCCCTGCCCTGGACCATCGTCCTGGTCGGCATCGCCACCTTCATCTCGTTCGTCATCGGCATCGTGCTGGGCATGCTCGTCGGGTGGAAGCGCGGTTCCTGGCTGGACTCCCTGGTCCCCGCCACCACGCTCCTCGCGGCCGTGCCGTACTTCTGGCTCGCGCTGATCTTCGTGCTCGTCTTCTCGACGCAGCTCAGCTGGTTCCCGCTCAACGGCGGCTACGACGTCGCCCTCTCCATGGGCTGGAACTGGGACTTCATCAGCTCGGCCATCGAGCACGGCATCCTGCCGGCCCTCACCATCGTGGTGTCGTCGGTCGGCGGCTGGCTCCTCGGCATGCGCAACATGATGGTGTCCACCGCCTCCGAGGACTACATCCTCACCGCCCAGGCGAAGGGTCTGCGCAACCGCCGGATCATGAGCCGCTACGCCGCCAGGAACGCGGTCCTGCCCTCCGTGGCCGGCTTCGCGATCTCCCTCGGCTTCGTGGTCTCGGGCTCGATCGTGACCGAACAGGTCTTCTCCTACCCCGGCATCGGCTCCAAGCTGCTGCAGTCGGTGGAGAACAACGACTACGCGCTGATGCAGGGCATCTTCCTCGTGATCACGGTGGCGGTGCTCGGCGCCAACCTGGTCGTCGACCTGCTCTACGGCCTCATCGACCCCCGTACCCGAGTCGAGAACTGA
- a CDS encoding ABC transporter substrate-binding protein — protein sequence MSLHVRRRVRTAAIGAAAVALLAAGCGSEGGGGGSSTPNDTLVVYTGQATDYTANFNPFSPTLIEGPGTIYEPLFYYNASSQGDPEPKLGTEYEWTKDDGTELTITLREGVTWSDGKPFTAEDVKFTFDLVKSEAVPNTIGFTGETEVVDDTTVKVTFEEPSYMDGPQLLGKTYIVPKHIWSEIADPAADPIEQPVGTGPFTLTDFKPQAFVLTANAEYWDGEPAVKNIRYRSLSGNQAAASSLEAGEIDVQTGPVPNLENVEAAYDGYKSVIVPMNQTVLDACANADLGCEGPQTDPAVRQAIYYAMDREQLNSLAFQNTSSDISPGFALPERDAAYLSADLENRTAPANADAARAEEILTDAGWERGDDGIFAKDGQKLSITATVVSGWTDYITALDTMSEQLKQVGIELIPSQVSWNEMSDSRATGNYQLLIDSLYPGPAADPYYVYSYFYGSGNTAEVGEIGSTNYSRYVNEDVDTAIDELSQLDPADSEARQPYYDEIQAQIEQDMPYIPILTAGTITVFNAEKFSGWPTNVDLYAFPAVWSRPDQAEVFANLKPNGE from the coding sequence ATGTCCCTGCACGTGAGGCGACGGGTACGAACAGCGGCTATCGGTGCGGCAGCGGTCGCCCTGCTCGCGGCCGGCTGCGGCAGCGAGGGCGGGGGCGGCGGCAGCTCCACCCCCAACGACACCCTGGTCGTCTACACCGGACAGGCCACGGACTACACGGCCAACTTCAACCCCTTCTCGCCCACCCTGATCGAGGGCCCGGGGACGATCTACGAGCCGCTCTTCTACTACAACGCCTCCAGCCAGGGGGACCCGGAGCCGAAGCTCGGCACCGAGTACGAGTGGACCAAGGACGACGGCACCGAGCTGACCATCACCCTGCGCGAGGGCGTCACCTGGTCGGACGGCAAGCCCTTCACGGCCGAGGACGTCAAGTTCACGTTCGACCTGGTGAAGTCCGAGGCGGTGCCGAACACCATCGGCTTCACGGGTGAGACGGAGGTCGTGGACGACACCACCGTCAAGGTCACCTTCGAGGAGCCCTCCTACATGGACGGCCCCCAGCTCCTCGGCAAGACCTACATCGTGCCGAAGCACATATGGAGCGAGATAGCCGACCCGGCCGCCGACCCGATCGAGCAGCCCGTCGGCACCGGTCCGTTCACGCTGACCGACTTCAAGCCCCAGGCGTTCGTCCTCACCGCCAACGCCGAGTACTGGGACGGCGAGCCCGCGGTCAAGAACATCCGCTACCGCTCCCTCTCCGGCAACCAGGCCGCCGCCTCCTCCCTGGAGGCCGGCGAGATCGACGTCCAGACCGGCCCGGTGCCGAACCTGGAGAACGTCGAGGCCGCCTACGACGGCTACAAGTCCGTCATCGTCCCGATGAACCAGACGGTCCTCGACGCCTGCGCCAACGCGGACCTCGGCTGCGAGGGTCCGCAGACCGACCCGGCCGTGCGCCAGGCGATCTACTACGCGATGGACCGCGAGCAGCTCAACTCCCTCGCCTTCCAGAACACCTCAAGCGACATCTCGCCCGGGTTCGCCCTCCCCGAGCGCGACGCGGCGTACCTCTCCGCCGACCTGGAGAACCGCACCGCCCCGGCCAACGCCGACGCCGCCCGCGCCGAGGAGATCCTCACCGACGCCGGCTGGGAGCGCGGTGACGACGGCATCTTCGCCAAGGACGGCCAGAAGCTGTCCATCACGGCCACCGTCGTCTCCGGCTGGACCGACTACATCACCGCCCTCGACACCATGTCGGAACAGCTCAAGCAGGTCGGCATCGAGCTGATCCCGAGCCAGGTCTCCTGGAACGAGATGTCCGACTCCCGCGCCACGGGCAACTACCAGCTCCTGATCGACTCGCTGTACCCCGGCCCGGCGGCCGACCCGTACTACGTCTACAGCTACTTCTACGGCAGCGGGAACACGGCCGAGGTCGGCGAGATCGGCTCCACCAACTACTCCCGTTACGTCAACGAGGACGTGGACACCGCCATCGACGAGCTGAGCCAGCTCGACCCGGCGGACTCCGAGGCGCGCCAGCCGTACTACGACGAGATCCAGGCGCAGATCGAGCAGGACATGCCGTACATCCCGATCCTGACCGCCGGCACGATCACGGTGTTCAACGCGGAGAAGTTCAGCGGCTGGCCGACGAATGTGGACCTGTACGCGTTCCCCGCCGTGTGGAGCCGGCCGGACCAGGCCGAGGTCTTCGCGAACCTGAAGCCCAACGGTGAGTGA
- a CDS encoding dipeptide/oligopeptide/nickel ABC transporter permease/ATP-binding protein, with translation MTNLSPLTGASDESAPLEESAPVAGHQAPKRSSGLRALMPRWSPKLVIGLFLVAVIALFGAFGPMFVGDPDAINNIGMTEPSGDYWLGTTQTGQDVFAQLAHATRGSLQIGLLVGILATVLSALFGIIGGYAGGALDEGFSLFTNVMLVIPGLPLVIVIAGFVPVADRGWWTIAAVLAITSWAASARVLRAQTLSLRNRDYVAAARVAGEKRWRIVSVEILPNLLPLLASQFVFAVIAAILSEAGLSFLGLGASNSQTLGTMLFFAQNGWALQYEAWWWFGPPGLVIAFFGCGLSLINFSIDEIINPKLRTQRLKKQKAEATPVAPKPPVEGEAVEAPPVQSAVSAAKEDRREKVLTVEGLNVVYRTDKPVHAVKDVNITLGRGEILGLAGESGCGKTTLAYAINRLHRPPAEVSSGKVTFHDRAGEDIDLLALDNEELRTFRWSKLSMVFQGAMNSLNPVITIHEQLDDVLTTHKPDMPKQQRRARCEEVLKLVGVDPRRLDSFPHELSGGMRQRVMIAMAMLLDPQVMIMDEPTTALDVVVQRGILREIIRLRDELGFAVIFITHDLPLLLELSDRIAVMRSGEIIEYAPSEQIYANPQHPYTRQLLDSFPSLTGERGAFVRTGESGARSTDPQTTDVKKGARR, from the coding sequence ATGACCAATCTCAGCCCGCTCACCGGAGCATCCGACGAGAGCGCTCCCCTGGAGGAGAGCGCTCCCGTCGCCGGCCATCAGGCCCCCAAGCGCAGCAGCGGTCTGCGCGCCCTCATGCCGAGGTGGTCGCCGAAGCTCGTCATCGGCCTCTTCCTCGTCGCCGTCATCGCCCTGTTCGGCGCCTTCGGCCCCATGTTCGTCGGGGACCCGGACGCCATCAACAACATCGGCATGACCGAACCGAGCGGCGACTACTGGCTCGGCACCACCCAGACCGGCCAGGACGTCTTCGCCCAGCTCGCCCACGCCACCCGCGGATCGCTCCAGATCGGCCTGCTCGTCGGCATCCTGGCGACCGTCCTGTCGGCGCTGTTCGGCATCATCGGCGGTTACGCGGGCGGCGCGCTCGACGAGGGCTTCTCCCTCTTCACGAACGTCATGCTGGTCATCCCCGGCCTGCCGCTCGTCATCGTCATCGCCGGCTTCGTGCCGGTGGCCGACCGCGGCTGGTGGACCATCGCAGCGGTCCTCGCGATCACGAGCTGGGCCGCATCGGCCCGTGTCCTGCGCGCGCAGACCCTGTCGCTGCGCAACCGGGACTACGTGGCAGCGGCCCGCGTCGCGGGCGAGAAGCGCTGGCGCATCGTGTCGGTGGAGATCCTGCCGAACCTGCTGCCGCTGCTCGCCTCGCAGTTCGTGTTCGCCGTCATCGCGGCCATCCTCTCCGAGGCCGGCCTGTCCTTCCTCGGCCTCGGTGCCTCCAACTCCCAGACGCTGGGCACCATGCTGTTCTTCGCCCAGAACGGCTGGGCGCTCCAGTACGAGGCATGGTGGTGGTTCGGCCCGCCCGGCCTGGTCATCGCGTTCTTCGGCTGCGGTCTCTCGCTGATCAACTTCAGCATCGACGAGATCATCAACCCGAAGCTGCGCACCCAGCGCCTGAAGAAGCAGAAGGCCGAGGCGACCCCGGTCGCCCCCAAGCCGCCCGTCGAGGGCGAGGCCGTCGAGGCGCCGCCCGTGCAGAGCGCGGTCAGTGCCGCGAAGGAGGACCGCCGCGAGAAGGTCCTCACCGTCGAGGGGCTGAACGTCGTCTACCGCACCGACAAGCCGGTGCACGCCGTCAAGGACGTCAACATCACGCTGGGCCGGGGCGAGATCCTGGGCCTCGCGGGCGAGTCCGGCTGCGGCAAGACGACCCTCGCCTACGCCATCAACCGGCTGCACCGGCCGCCGGCCGAGGTCTCCTCCGGCAAGGTCACCTTCCACGACCGCGCCGGCGAGGACATCGACCTGCTCGCCCTCGACAACGAGGAGCTGCGGACGTTCCGCTGGTCGAAGCTCTCCATGGTGTTCCAGGGCGCGATGAACTCGCTCAACCCGGTCATCACCATCCACGAGCAGCTCGACGACGTGCTCACCACGCACAAGCCGGACATGCCGAAGCAGCAGCGCCGCGCCCGCTGCGAGGAGGTGCTGAAGCTGGTCGGGGTCGACCCCCGCCGCCTCGACTCCTTCCCGCACGAGCTGTCCGGCGGCATGCGCCAGCGCGTCATGATCGCCATGGCGATGCTCCTGGACCCGCAGGTCATGATCATGGACGAGCCCACCACGGCGCTCGACGTGGTCGTGCAGCGCGGCATCCTCCGCGAGATCATCCGCCTGCGCGACGAGCTGGGCTTCGCGGTCATCTTCATCACGCACGACCTGCCGCTGCTGCTCGAACTCAGCGACCGGATCGCCGTGATGCGCTCGGGCGAGATCATCGAGTACGCCCCGTCGGAGCAGATCTACGCGAACCCGCAGCACCCGTACACGCGTCAGCTGCTGGACTCCTTCCCCAGCCTGACCGGCGAACGGGGCGCGTTCGTCCGCACCGGCGAGTCGGGCGCGCGCTCCACCGATCCGCAAACCACCGATGTGAAAAAAGGTGCCCGGCGATGA